Proteins encoded in a region of the Perca fluviatilis chromosome 8, GENO_Pfluv_1.0, whole genome shotgun sequence genome:
- the LOC120564711 gene encoding PH domain-containing protein YHR131C-like encodes MVFLGPAKTNSSSTQGPNKITDLKLQGHARRFCLHPSACTPPLADKNETETEKRRRGGEDCQRDSCRDSAFICPLCCDDDDDDDDDDDDDDDDEEEEEEEEEDNDDDDEDDDDEHK; translated from the exons ATGGTTTTCCTCGGCCCAGCCAAAACCAATTCTTCCTCCACGCAGGGGCCAAATAAGATCACTGACCTGAAGCTACAAGGCCACGCTCGGAGGTTCTGTCTCCATCCGTCTGCCTGCACTCCTCCTCTCGCTGACAAAAATGAGACAGAGActgagaagaggaggagaggaggagagga CTGCCAAAGAGACTCCTGCAGAGATTCAGCTTTCATTTGCCCCCTGTGctgcgatgatgatgatgatgatgatgatgatgatgatgatgatgatgatgatgaggaggaggaggaggaggaggaggaggataatgatgatgatgatgaggatgatgatgatgaacacAAGTAG